The nucleotide sequence TTAAAAGTAGACACCTCTATTGCTAAGAATATAATAACTGTCTAAGCTGTGCTCCTTAGAGCAGTTCTACCGTGGGCTATTGCCCAATGGATTGGCTCTCAAACAGGGCCAGAGAGCCCGAGTGGGGAGGTCCAGCGTGTGCTGGCGATGGAGCCCGAGCAGGCCTGAGGGAGAGGTCCGGCAGAAGTTGCCAGCTCGAGAGCCCGAAGGCCACGTGACGCAAGGCTGACGTCTGAGCGACGTCAACCATCATCTCCTTTGCATTTATGGGCCTCAACCTTACAACTACTCGAACTCTTCCGGGTATTATTCGATTCGAAAAAAGTTAAACAACATGCATACAAGCAACATTTCATTTACTCATTTGAATTTGCCATGCTTATTCTATTACCTCAAATTTTCCAAATTCTAAACATTTATTTAAATGATTAATTGAAATAATGCTTCCATTTTTCTCCAAAATTCAATCGAATCCCATGTGGGGAAACAAAAATTGACCTTCGTCGTCCTTGGAAGCTGTGAAGCCAAACAGCGCGGGGCTGCTCCAGCGCAAGGTGGATTTGGGAGATTGAGAAGGAGGGAGAAGGGACTTGAACGATGACGTTCTGAAATTAACTGGGCGATCCAGCTTCACAGCACCCCTCTGCACCACATCATTTCGCTAAGCCATGGACTACAGAAGTGCagcaaaaattaagaaaggcaTTCAGGTGTGCTGCTTTGCTGTGTGTCAGAagtgcaacaaaaaaaaatggtagaAGTTTCAAGAGATAGGAAGAGATTTCCAAAAggaaaagataaattaataatataatattaatttattcaaagtaaataatataatattaatttatacaaagtaaataatataatattaattgtaaataaaaaaatactaatattttattgcttaTTGCCAGGACTATTCagtgtaggggtggagatgcaaaatgcagttactgttcattaagggcagttactattcactgggtggattaaatagtgaatagcccgGGGGGCCTTTGcaacggtggagttgctcttatgtaatccataaaaaaaaactcatttgGAGTAATATGGATTTTCTTCCAGTGATTCGTGAAGGCATCGATCCAATTTTCTACATACACCTCACATTCTTTTTTAATCCAATTTTATTGTTGTGATTACATaagtaaaacaaaaacataaaactataaAATATGTATATGCACCTAAGATGTGAAGCGGAGGGTGTAAGTAGAAAGTGTGGGGTGTATATTAAGAGTGTAGGGTGTGAGGATATTATGAAAAACTATGTGGGATGCATTAAGATaaactttgataaaaaaaacaaatataaaatgtATTAAGTATATGAGAATGTATTCAACAATACGTGATGATAATAAAACAAGCCTtcctattttcattaattttctttagttctttataattaaaaattaaaaagtaattGAGGACAATAAAGCGGGTAACCAATGAATAAGCCGCGGGACCACCTGGACCACCATCCTTCCCCCCACCACGACAAAGCATTTTCTATTTctcatttttaattatattaacgACACCCAATAATAAATGAAAAGTGTTAATGACActctaaaaatttcattctatatttctcacaaatatattttttttttcaaatataaaaaatttgaaatataaaataaaatttataaagtgccaataacaattccttaAAAATTTATATTAACAAACCGATAAAATCATTAgaacaaataatttataatatttcgGATTTTAATAACAATTTTTGCTTGGTTTCTTCTTCCTTCGCTTCTTATGCGGAATCCATCTCCCTCTCATGGCTTCACCAGCAATccaaattctctctctctcaagtttCCTCTCCTCTCAAACGAAAGTTTTCTCTCTGAAAATTTCCCTATTTGTTTTCCCTGGAAAACTGTTTGTGCATTGTTGATCTGTTTACCTTCCTAATTGTTTCTCTGGTTATCTCAATTTATTAGCTTCAGTTGTAAATTTGTAAGTTCATCCTTCAATTTTTCTTGTATTATGTTGTGCACTTTTATGAATTTTTGGATTGTTTTTAGCTGTTTGCAAATTGAAACACACGAGGTTTTCATTTTTGGGCTCTGTTTGGTTCTTAAGAAAATcaggaaaagcaaaagaaagaaaatttaatTCTGGGTTTCTagtttttgttagttttgtaccaATATATAGTCTAACCATGGTTGAGGTAGTGGAGTTGATTGTTGGGTTTTAATGAAATAGTACAAATTATATGGTAATATTGTAAAGTTTGAATCTTTTTAGTGTATTTGGATTGCTTGTCTAGTTTGAGCTTGTTGTTTCATGTTTAGGATTTGAATTGATGGGATGGGATACGGATTTAATAGATTTGTTGTGTACGAAAATTTCGTTGTTTGATCTTTTGAACAAGGTATAGGATGGGGAAGGGCTACAAAATTTTGACTTGTAGTGTTCATTGTAACATTGAAATAACGAAAGGAAAAGGCTTTGATCTTGCAATTCTAAGGAATTTAGTATTATCGAAGGGTGAGATGTTTTAACTTGGGAAACCAAAATGTTGTATGTTTTTTGATTCGGgttctgtttttctttctgtGTGCTTTTTTTGTGTTGGCCAAGAAGGCAAACAGTGATTTGTAGGCTTGTAGCTATTAAAAGACATGATCTTTGTTTGATGTTGAATGGTTGGGTTTGTTAAAGTTGAATTAAACTTCTGACTTTGCCATCTACTGCAGCTCAATTGCCCCAGTTTTTTATACGAGGCTATAAGTTAGTAGTTGTAAAGAAAATGGATTAGCCAAGTTTAATGCTTGGTCCCTGGAGTTCACGTGGAGGGTTGCAAAATGTTGATAAACTTCTTCCCGACTGTTAACCGCTCCTACAATGACAAGTGGATGCTTGATGAAGCCAAATGCTGGATGCTAGACTTAAGCGCTATACAATGCCTACAAGCCAGTGAACAAAACCGTGTTGTCAGCGAAGACTCTTTTTGGAGGTTGTTTAAATTCCACTGAACGATTGTTGGACTGTATACTGTTCGCACATAAAAAATGGAAAGGTTAGTTGCTTTctaatgctttgaattgtttaaAACAAtaggttttcatttttttttaattcttatatttttttgtttacttgAATTCTTTTCCCAGATATAAAATTTTGGAAGAGCTTGGTGATGGCACTTGTGGTTGTGTATATAAGGCTCGTGATTTGAGAACAAAGGAGATTGTATGGTTCTCCTTACTAAAGAAATGATTACTTCTCCTAAGCTTTGTTTGATCTTGACCTGTGAATTGATTTGTTTTTGCGATTAACCCCTGTGAACTTTTGGTCATATGCTTTTGATTTTATCAATCTTGTGGTTTATACAAATATTGAGGGAGAACACGGACTCAATATTAATTGTTGTCTCTAGTATTGTAATATGAATGAATTGGTTAAGAGTTTAGAGTAAGCATTTATACAAAAACGATATCCTTCCTGGTATTACTTAACCTTTCTGACCTCAGGTTGCTGTcaagaagatgaagaggaagTTCTATTTCTGGGAGGAATACTGGAGGTTACGAGAGATTAAGGTATGTCCCACGATAACTTTAATGGTTCAATATTGTTGTGCCATATGCATCAATATGAGCTTTTACATTTTGCATATTGCTAAATGAAATAGATAATGCCCTCTGGTTGTTTCCATTGATTCAAGTCAAAAAAAATTTTCCCAGGTACTTCGTAAACTAAATCATCCCAATATCATAAAGTTAAAGGAGGTTGTCAGGGAAAACAATGAGGTGTTCCTCATTTTTGAATATATGGTGAGGGACCTTTTGCCTTCTCATTTAGTTTTGTTTACGTTATAACTTATATATCATATAAAATGATATCATCGTCTTAATTTGAAAGTTGATGAATGCCAGTTGGTCAAGTTAATCTCATTATGTAAGATGTGTTTGATTCCAAATTTCATGTTTCCAGAACTATAATTTGTACCAAATAATGAAAGAACAAAGAAGACCCTTTTCAGAGGATGAGATTCGTAGCTTTATGTCTCAACTGCTGCATGGACTCAGTCACCTCCATAAAAGTGGGTATTTTCACCGAGATCTAAAgccaggtaagttatgtttggcaACATTGTGTTTTCTTGCATCTCTATATTTTTGTTAAGAAATTAATCGAACACGATTTTCCCTTGAAGAGAATTTGCTGGTGACGAATGACGTTCTTAAAATTGCCGATTTTGGCTTGGCTCGAGAAGTATCATCGATGCCTCCTTACACTGAATATGTTTCCACACGCTGGTGAGTTAGTCATCTTCAATCATCTTATCTTGTTTTTCGCATTTGTGAATGTATGGTTTTCTGGAGTGGGGGGGTTAATGTCGAGTTGTGTTATCTTATTTTGTGCACAAATGTCTATGCATGCACTCTGATCTTTTACATTTTACGGTGCTTGTTTGGCATCCTAGGTATCGAGCACCAGAAGTCTTGTTGCAGTCCAAACTATACACTCCTGCAGTTGGTAAGCATGGTCTTTATTACTTCTTCATTGAACAGCTCCTCTTCCAGAAGTTCTGTAATTTCTGTGTTGAAAACGTTTCAACTGAGGTTTATACTGGTATTGTATATCTATGATTAGGCTGCATGAGATTTTTCTATATCAAACTTGAGATCAATTATCTCTTTGTGCTTCTTTGAGTGGCGATTAACAAATGAAAACATATGCAGACATGTGGGCAGCTGGCGCAATCCTAGCTGAGCTTTGCACTTCATCCCCTATTTTCCCTGGTGAAAGGTGATTATATCATTCTATATTTATTGTTTTTGGTCTTGGTGAGAAAATGTGCGTAAAAATGATTCTTTTGCAGTTACCTCTACGTAGTCCATTTATTTTACCTGTCGTACcgcacaaaataaataaatgcactATAGATGTGTGCTaagtttttcttctttaatAAGAAGATATGTTGGAGAACTTCTTTACATCTTACAAATCTAGTTTCTTCAATGGACAGTGAGATAGATCAATTCTTCAAGATCTGCTGTGTGCTTGGTAGTCCAGACTTGACTGTCTTTCCTGAAGGGACAAATGCCTCTCGATTATATAGCTTTATCAATTATGAAAAGGTAAGCTTTTGCATCGATCTGTTTACTATCAATTCATATTGCTTGGCTTTCACtcactatttcattctttttaatAGATCTTGCCCGCTAACCTCTGCGATATCATTCCAAATGCAAGTCCAGAAGCTATTGATTTGATCATGGTAAGAGTTGTTTATACAGTTCTCCTTCATCAGTAATTCCTGACAATATTTGTTAAATGCTTTAATATCTTGATTTCTTGATTGTTGGCAGCAACTATGTTCATGGGATTCCTCAAGGAGGCCAACCGCCGATGAATCATTGCAACATCCTTTTTTCCAGGTAATATGTGTTCTCAagttttcttctcttctttgcTTTTGTTCTATTTTGCTATGTTATAAATTTGATCAGCTTACTAACATAAGATGGATAGGTGGGCTGGATTCCTCGTTCACTTCCTGATTCACTTGACCTGAAGCTGAGTAACATGGGTAAGGTTCCCTTTCCCCATTCTTTCATGCGTACCTACCTCCCTTATTAGTatccattatttttttttcttttttcgttttcttgtatgatttttctccattatttCACAGGGGCAAAGCCAACACTCGAGTTGAAATTATCGGACTTTGGTGCTGAGCCTGAGGACTGCTTTCTTGGCTTGACGTTGGCTGTGAAACCCAGTGTTCCAGACTTCGGTAATTATGTTTGTCCCTGTGGTGTTAGTATGAAAGGCATGGATAGGGATGGCAATGacaaaatttttgttttattgcaATGTTTGCAATGTGTCTTGTGTGCCTTGCATGCTTGGGCTCATTCCTAAGTGTAGTAGCTTATGTTTAAGCTTTTTTCTCATCCAGTTAGGTTCAGGGTGGCGTTCTTGGTCCATAACCTAATTTACTTCCACTTTTGCTTTAGCACTAGTCGACCACTCAAAGTTTAAGACAGGCCTTGTGTATTAGGAATTGCTAATAGCAAGTCTGGAGGGACTGTTGAAGTGAAAGTATTTCAACCTCCCCATGCTTCTGCTTCATTTACTTAGTACATTCTTTTGTCTCCCATGCATCATTATTTAGACTTCAGGATATGGAATTTCAAGTTTAAATGGTGTCATTTCTGTTTGACTGGAGATAACTCCATTTTTCTCCTCTTTATTTCGTAACTGGAGTATTGATTATTCCACGGAGTTCAGCTGAATCATAAGTCAATATTTCAAGGatctatctttatttttttgagcAAATTCAAGGATCTATCTGAGCAGTCATATTTTATGGGAAATTTTTGGACTTCCCCTCCATTTTGTAAATTCTTTATATTTCGGTTTCACCTCATATTTATATCTTTTCTGGAGGGCTATATTCATCTCACTGTGTATTGTAATTGTTCCCTGCAGATGTGGTCCATGATGTATCTCATCATATGAAAGAGGTGAGTGCACGGGCTTCTTTCGGGAATGTTTTTGTGGAATCTTGTAGCATTAGAACCCAAATGCTGCttaatttacttttgttttgaattatgttaGTTTCATTTTGCAGGATGCATTATTTTGCTCTGGTTTGGAAGATCGTTCTGGACGATCTGGTAATTCTTTGGATCTTTCTTTAATGTCATCGTTTCAGATTAGAAGGCTTGCCTTAATTAGGGAGAGAAATGTGAATTAAGACAAGAAAAAACTATTTGCCTTCTCTTCTTAGCTTCTCTTTTCTTGAAACTGATGTGTCGTTGCAACTGTTCTCCAGTATTTTGGTCTCTGATGCCCCCCGACCAACGTGGAATTTGTGCCCCAGTAGAGCCTTCCTTTTCTTTATCATTCAGGTCAGTTCGCATGCCCGTATAGTAATATTGTTCATCTGCTCATTGTGTAAACGGTCTACGTGGTGATAATGTACGAAATTTTGTTTCCCTTCTGCTTTAATAATATGGCTTGTTGACCATATCTCTCTTATGGGGATATTGATATGATGGTACTTCCAATACACCAAGAAGCTGTAGATAATGATATATAGTTGTCTTGAGGTTGTTGACTTTTCACAGAACTGAGTTTTATCCATATTGTTCTGGACTAACATGATGTCTGTTATTCCCCATGCCTTTCTTGCAGTTCAATTCAGCATCCATCCGTCAGAGTTCCACAATCGGCTGGTTTCTCCATCCCATCCTTGCAGCCGAACATCTTAGATGGTCGATTTTTGACCGTGTCTCCTCCCTTCCCACAAAGCCATTGCCTCTAAGTGAGATGATCTAATAAACTGCTATTGGAACGAAAAGCGAGCTGTAATTTATTACACATGTTAATATAGAATTGCATTGAGCACTGTCATACAGTCTGCCATTGTACCGTGAACATGTAGAGTGTATTCAGAATATTCTTACTCGAATTCTTCAATATTGTAAAGCCAATCGACATTGTACCATGACAATTTAGCTTCTGAGATCGAATTATGTTGACAATTTAGCGATCACTTGACACCTTAATTCGTGCATCTTTGAAGCTCAAAGTGTTACAAAtcgatgttttttttattacttttaacTGATGCAACCGCACGTTGTTTAATTGACCAAACAAAGTGACTCGCTTTTTCTTTCACCGACGCATGGAGTGAGCGGGTGACTCGAACTTGGGATCTCTTCCAACATAAGTGTTTTGTTTTAATGCAGGCAGCAGGTGTTGTGGATTTTGGTGGTGGGATTGAGGGGAATGTGGCATGTTTAATTGAAGTGGACAGACGTTAAGATTGCGACAGGGAAAATTTGAGTGTGATGCTAATATTTTGAGAGGAAAGGAAAGGATGCTAATTTTGGTGGTGGGATGAACAATCTATTAACAAGTAGATTATTAGATCAACAAAAGTGTTATTCTTACAATTTATTTGTACaattttttctaataaaaatgaGATCTACATGTGTCTATTGCCCACTTGTTCCTTTCCTCTTCCCTTTTTAGGGGATTTGAGAGACTCAGAGAACATTCggagaaagaggagaggagagagagaacccTCCTCCTCATAGCACATCACATCCAACAATTTGAAGATCTAAAACTATAAAGCCCAAATTACACACGCACACCCCTTTTTATTCCATGCACTCTCTTAATGTACAGTCGTCGGATTGACtgaattaaagaatatcaaaggacataaattaacaagatgggtatgagaagtaaaaatagatgTTAAGATAACCACAAATACACTCTCATACAAAAGATAGAGGTGGacgcatatacatacatatacacacacatagagagagagagagagagagagagagagagagagactcagATAAatcctcttttcttttctctctcttttttcagTGAGATCTTCATATTCTTCTCCAACAATGTTTGCTTTGTAAAATCCAAAAGTTTTTATCTGTGTTCTCTCATCCATTTTGtgaaattttctttctttttctcttcctgGAAACGTAAAATCAAAACCCTCAATCCCAAGTACACCTGACAAGTTCTTACACGACTCGTTAATACGATACGTAAACAACACAAAAATaatgggtttcgggtcaacatgataactaatcgggtctcTATCGGGTCACATGagaagaacccgttaataacaagtccttaacaggtttacacgaAGGTGACACGCGAGTAACCTGATTTGCAATACcctgaaaaatttaaatatatgaattgaaatattcaaaattatgaatatgtgaaaagaatcgagaatttatattaattcacttgagtttagttttaaattaaactagttacgaagttaGAAGTtcggaaattaattatttaaaatatgtagaccgtttgaggtcacaatttatatttttaaataaagcTCGATCTCACAAACGCGTAGGCGCAAACCATTCatgaaacggagttataacgaagaagttattaacgtttaaagtcgggataaattggtaattttatatttctttagAAGGCCCCAGAAAATCTAGAGCCATGTGACATGCCATACGTGTGGCTgggatgaaaaggaaaaaataaaatggacGGTTGGGGTTGAAAGAAGAGAATAGAAAGGAGAAAAGGAAGGAAGGAATAAGGGGAGTTGACCAATAGGGGAAGAGATGGggaggggaaaggagagaaCTGAGAAACGGAGGATCGGACCTGGCCCGTGGTGACCCGACCCGATCAACTCCCTTAGCATTTTCCGACGGGTTTTCACCCATTTTTCGATGAATTGCCTCAAACCACCACTTAGAAACCCCTCCATAACCTTCCCTCTTCCTATTACACCtcaaaaataatgaaatttggTCTTGAATTTGGAAAGAACACACCCGTGGGTGCCGACCCTCCTTGCTCGAAATCTACCAAATCTGAAATGATTTGGTTCAATAACCACCACCATGAGACTACCCTGGGGGTCTAGAAAAAAACCCAAACCATGGTAGGGGAGGCAGAGCATCGGAGGTGATGATTTGAGACTACCCATTTATAGGGTTTCCGGTGGGTTCGAGgtaaattggagcctttccaggctaaattggacttggccacagatATAAAAtttgctctactctttgagatcttcatttctaaaaattttgagaattttaaaaaatagttgaattttctggcGAGTCGGGACGATTAACCGCCACCTACGGCGACGCGTGGCTAAGACGACGATATTGCTCTTTTTAAGCTAATTACAATGTTCTAAGtccatatttataatatatttgATGTGGATCAATTGTTTGGGTTTAATTTATGAAGTGTTAGTCACTTTAAAATGTGAAGATTATGAAATAGAATTTGGAATgtaaactacgaatggcttgatccttatttagggtacgtaggcagtctaatgagaCGTTatatgcagccataaaataagTGAGATTTGATTTATAAAGGAAGGTGGTGACAaagtgtgaaaataaatagtgCATTTGATATAGAAATTGTAATTATGGACCATGGATGGAAACAAGGCCtataaataaagaaacacaTTAGGTGGTAGTTAATTAATCGAGGAAAATCTTTTGTTGAACGATTGTGCTAAGAGAAGGAAGTTTGGTCAATAACTTGAGTTTTATCCTTATGCTTTGATAATCAAATGTTGGTTATAAATTTAGGGGtg is from Malus sylvestris chromosome 5, drMalSylv7.2, whole genome shotgun sequence and encodes:
- the LOC126622151 gene encoding serine/threonine-protein kinase MHK-like gives rise to the protein MERYKILEELGDGTCGCVYKARDLRTKEIVAVKKMKRKFYFWEEYWRLREIKVLRKLNHPNIIKLKEVVRENNEVFLIFEYMNYNLYQIMKEQRRPFSEDEIRSFMSQLLHGLSHLHKSGYFHRDLKPENLLVTNDVLKIADFGLAREVSSMPPYTEYVSTRWYRAPEVLLQSKLYTPAVDMWAAGAILAELCTSSPIFPGESEIDQFFKICCVLGSPDLTVFPEGTNASRLYSFINYEKILPANLCDIIPNASPEAIDLIMQLCSWDSSRRPTADESLQHPFFQVGWIPRSLPDSLDLKLSNMGAKPTLELKLSDFGAEPEDCFLGLTLAVKPSVPDFDVVHDVSHHMKEDALFCSGLEDRSGRSVFWSLMPPDQRGICAPVEPSFSLSFSSIQHPSVRVPQSAGFSIPSLQPNILDGRFLTVSPPFPQSHCL